In one window of Caballeronia sp. TF1N1 DNA:
- a CDS encoding NYN domain-containing protein, whose protein sequence is MSHAAKQLTKIGVFYDGNYFDLVSKYYMHQHPKKAWLSIHGLHEYIRHRVALVETVDARDCQVIDAHYFRGRFSARKSADKGHDILFNERVLDDILMRENVTAHYFPMSFAGKEKGIDVWLALEAFELSIYKQFNVVVLIAGDSDYIPLARKLKTLGIRVMVVCWSYSFETTTREQKGANPSQMLLNEVSYPLMMSEVIDRMDDARGDERAVLSGLFQIRRDRPPSSGAAEDVWKMGVIASLKDHFGFIKPASGSNTSIYFRYAVLTDADPDGLEEGMEVSYQANETPRGLQAVKVRTG, encoded by the coding sequence ATGTCTCACGCAGCGAAGCAACTGACGAAGATCGGCGTCTTCTACGATGGGAATTACTTTGATCTGGTGAGCAAGTACTACATGCACCAGCATCCGAAAAAAGCATGGCTTTCGATTCACGGTTTGCATGAATACATTCGCCACAGAGTAGCGCTTGTCGAGACAGTGGACGCGCGCGATTGTCAGGTGATCGACGCGCATTACTTCCGAGGCCGATTCTCAGCGCGCAAGAGCGCGGACAAAGGCCACGACATTCTGTTCAACGAGCGTGTACTCGACGACATCCTGATGCGGGAGAACGTCACGGCGCATTACTTCCCAATGAGCTTCGCTGGCAAGGAAAAGGGCATCGATGTCTGGCTGGCTCTTGAAGCGTTCGAGCTTTCCATTTACAAGCAGTTCAATGTGGTCGTCCTTATTGCAGGCGACAGTGATTACATACCGCTCGCGCGTAAGCTCAAGACGCTTGGTATTCGAGTAATGGTTGTTTGCTGGTCTTACTCATTCGAGACTACGACTAGAGAACAAAAGGGCGCAAATCCGAGCCAGATGTTGCTCAACGAGGTGAGTTATCCATTGATGATGTCCGAGGTCATCGACCGGATGGATGACGCGCGAGGAGACGAGCGGGCCGTTTTGAGCGGGTTGTTTCAGATCAGACGCGACAGGCCTCCGTCCTCTGGGGCAGCGGAGGATGTCTGGAAGATGGGCGTCATTGCAAGTCTGAAAGATCACTTCGGCTTCATCAAACCGGCAAGCGGTTCGAACACAAGCATCTACTTCCGATACGCCGTTCTGACGGATGCCGACCCGGATGGACTCGAAGAAGGCATGGAAGTGAGTTACCAGGCTAATGAAACGCCGAGAGGCTTGCAGGCCGTGAAAGTTCGTACTGGCTAA
- a CDS encoding branched-chain amino acid ABC transporter substrate-binding protein, with protein MKHTMNKLAAALTLAGLSLAGTAFAQTAEDVKVGFAGPMTGAQAHYGKDFQNGITLAVEDFNATKPVIGGKPVRIVLDSADDQADPRTGTTVAQKLVDDGIKGMLGHFNSGTTIPASRIYANAGIPEIAMATAPEYTTQGFKTAFRMMTSDTQQGSVAGEFAVKTLKVKKIAIVDDRTAYGQGLADQFEKAAKASGGNIVVREFTNDKAVDFKAILTKIKSSNPDLVYYGGADSQAAPMAKQMKTLGFRAPLMAGEMVKTDTFIKIAGDAADGTVASLAGLPMDQMPGGADYTAKYKKRFNEDVETYSPYAYDGAMAMFNAMKAANSTDPAKYLPLLAKTDMQGVTTKHLAYDSKGDLKNGGITLYKVVGGKWTTLQSVGGK; from the coding sequence ATGAAGCACACGATGAACAAGCTGGCAGCCGCCCTGACGCTCGCCGGCCTGTCGCTCGCGGGGACTGCGTTCGCGCAAACAGCAGAAGATGTGAAGGTCGGCTTCGCCGGGCCGATGACCGGTGCGCAGGCGCACTACGGCAAGGATTTCCAGAACGGCATCACGCTCGCGGTCGAGGACTTCAACGCCACGAAGCCGGTGATCGGCGGCAAGCCGGTTCGCATCGTGCTCGATTCGGCGGACGATCAGGCCGACCCGCGCACGGGCACGACCGTCGCGCAGAAGCTCGTCGACGACGGCATCAAGGGCATGCTCGGCCACTTCAACTCGGGCACGACCATTCCGGCATCGCGCATCTATGCGAATGCCGGCATCCCCGAAATCGCGATGGCAACCGCGCCGGAGTACACCACGCAAGGCTTCAAGACGGCCTTCCGCATGATGACGTCCGACACGCAGCAAGGCTCGGTCGCGGGCGAGTTTGCGGTGAAGACGCTGAAAGTGAAGAAGATCGCCATCGTCGATGACCGCACGGCTTACGGCCAGGGTCTCGCCGACCAGTTCGAGAAGGCAGCGAAGGCGTCGGGCGGCAACATCGTCGTGCGCGAATTCACGAACGACAAGGCTGTCGACTTCAAGGCGATTCTGACCAAGATCAAGTCGTCGAATCCTGACCTCGTGTACTACGGCGGCGCGGATTCGCAAGCCGCGCCGATGGCCAAGCAAATGAAGACGCTTGGCTTTCGTGCACCGCTGATGGCGGGCGAGATGGTCAAGACCGACACCTTCATCAAGATCGCGGGCGACGCGGCCGATGGCACGGTGGCATCGCTCGCCGGCCTGCCGATGGACCAGATGCCTGGCGGCGCGGACTACACGGCGAAGTACAAGAAGCGCTTCAACGAAGACGTAGAGACGTACTCGCCCTACGCCTACGACGGTGCAATGGCCATGTTCAACGCAATGAAGGCGGCCAACTCGACGGACCCGGCAAAGTATCTGCCGCTGCTTGCCAAGACCGACATGCAAGGCGTGACCACGAAGCATCTGGCGTACGACTCGAAGGGCGATCTGAAGAACGGCGGTATCACGCTGTATAAGGTCGTTGGCGGGAAGTGGACGACGCTGCAGAGCGTGGGTGGGAAGTAA
- the putA gene encoding trifunctional transcriptional regulator/proline dehydrogenase/L-glutamate gamma-semialdehyde dehydrogenase: MASTTLGVKVDDLLRSRLRDAATRLERTPHWLIKQAIFAYLERIEHGQLPPELSGTNGSGEPGETVAVEGDDDSAPQPFLDFAQNVQPQSVLRAAITAAYRRPEPECVPFLIGQARLPASVSADTEKLATRLVEALRAKSTGGGVEGLIHEFSLSSQEGVALMCLAEALLRIPDRATRDALIRDKISKGDWRSHMGQAPSLFVNAATWGLMITGKLVTTNSEAGLSSALTRMIGKGGEPLIRKGVDMAMRLMGEQFVTGETISEALANSRKFEARGFRYSYDMLGEAATTEEDAQRYYASYEQAIHAIGKAAGGRGIYEGPGISIKLSALHPRYSRSQQERTMSELLPRVRALALLARRYDIGLNIDAEEADRLEISLDLLEALCFDPALAGWNGIGFVVQGYQKRCPFVIDYLIDLARRSRHRLMIRLVKGAYWDTEIKRAQVDGLEGYPVYTRKIYTDISYLACAKKLLGAPDAVYPQFATHNAFTLSAIYHLAGQNYYPGQYEFQCLHGMGEPLYEEVTGRDKLNRPCRVYAPVGTHETLLAYLVRRLLENGANTSFVNRIADESIPVKDLVEDPIDEAQKIVPLGAPHAKIPLPRQLYGDERPNSMGLDLSNEHRLASLSSALLASANHQWRAEPMLEGDDPHNGVARDIRNPADLRDLVGTVVEASKEQVGAAIANAVAAAPIWQATPVDDRADCLTRAADLLEAQMHTLMGLVVREAGKSLANAVSEIREAIDFLRYYSAQIREEFSNDTHRPLGPVVCISPWNFPLAIFMGQVAAALAAGNPVLAKPAEQTPLIAAQAVRILREAGVPPGAVQLLPGNGETVGAALVADPRTRAVMFTGSTEVARLINKTLSERLDPDGRPIPLIAETGGQNAMIVDSSALAEQVVADVMQSSFDSAGQRCSALRVLCLQDDVADRTLEMLTGAMKQLAVGNPDRLSADVGPVIDADAKRGIDAHVAQMREKGRKVVQLPLPDGCAQGTFVPPTLIELDGIDELKREVFGPVLHVVRYRRSSLDKLLDQIRSTGYGLTLGIHTRIDETIAHVISRAHVGNIYVNRNVIGAVVGVQPFGGEGLSGTGPKAGGALYLQRLLAKRPTGLPKSLASALVVDKAASADAPTAALTALRDWSIGERDPQTAARCDGYLQHVLAGATAVLSGPTGERNTYTLGARGTVLCVAATPSGARAQFAAVLATGNKALFAGSAGEQLAASLPASLKPYAAVRKDAAAEFDAVLFEGDSDELLSLVKEVAKRPGPIVSVQGVAAGTFADADHDGEDYALERLLTERSVSVNTAAAGGNANLMTIG, translated from the coding sequence ATGGCGAGCACAACCCTTGGCGTCAAAGTCGACGATCTGCTGCGTTCACGGCTCAGAGATGCCGCGACCCGGCTCGAGCGCACTCCTCACTGGCTCATCAAGCAGGCGATCTTTGCCTATCTGGAGCGTATCGAGCATGGTCAGCTTCCGCCGGAACTCTCGGGCACGAACGGCTCGGGCGAACCCGGCGAGACCGTAGCCGTCGAGGGCGATGACGACAGCGCGCCGCAACCTTTCCTCGATTTCGCGCAGAACGTGCAACCGCAGTCGGTGTTGCGCGCGGCGATCACGGCGGCGTATCGTCGCCCGGAACCCGAATGCGTGCCGTTCCTGATCGGACAAGCGCGCTTGCCGGCCAGCGTTTCCGCCGATACCGAAAAGCTCGCGACCAGACTCGTCGAAGCCTTGCGCGCGAAGAGCACGGGCGGCGGCGTGGAAGGGTTGATCCACGAGTTCTCGCTGTCGAGTCAGGAAGGCGTTGCGCTGATGTGTCTCGCCGAAGCGCTGCTGCGCATTCCCGACCGCGCGACCCGCGACGCGCTCATCCGCGACAAGATCAGCAAGGGCGACTGGCGTTCGCACATGGGCCAGGCGCCGTCGCTGTTCGTGAATGCGGCGACGTGGGGCTTGATGATCACCGGCAAGCTCGTCACGACGAATAGCGAGGCCGGTTTGTCGTCGGCGTTGACGCGCATGATCGGCAAAGGCGGCGAGCCGCTGATCCGCAAGGGTGTGGACATGGCGATGCGCCTCATGGGCGAGCAGTTCGTCACCGGCGAGACCATCTCCGAAGCGCTCGCGAACAGTCGCAAGTTCGAGGCGCGCGGTTTCCGCTATTCCTACGACATGCTGGGCGAAGCAGCGACCACCGAGGAAGACGCGCAGCGTTACTACGCGTCCTACGAGCAGGCGATTCACGCTATCGGCAAGGCGGCGGGCGGGCGCGGCATCTACGAAGGCCCGGGCATCTCGATCAAGCTCTCGGCGCTGCATCCGCGTTATTCGCGTTCGCAGCAGGAACGCACCATGAGCGAACTGCTGCCGCGCGTGCGCGCGCTGGCGCTGCTCGCGCGTCGTTACGACATTGGCCTGAACATCGACGCGGAAGAAGCGGATCGCCTTGAAATCTCGCTCGATCTGCTCGAAGCGCTGTGCTTCGACCCGGCGCTCGCGGGCTGGAACGGCATCGGCTTCGTGGTGCAGGGTTATCAGAAACGCTGCCCGTTCGTGATCGATTACCTGATCGACCTGGCGCGCCGCAGCCGGCATCGGCTGATGATTCGTCTCGTGAAGGGCGCGTATTGGGATACCGAAATCAAGCGCGCGCAAGTGGACGGCCTCGAAGGCTATCCGGTTTATACGCGCAAGATTTATACGGACATCTCGTATCTTGCTTGCGCGAAAAAACTGCTCGGCGCGCCGGATGCCGTCTATCCGCAGTTCGCGACGCACAACGCGTTCACGCTGTCGGCTATCTATCACCTCGCGGGACAGAATTACTATCCCGGCCAGTACGAGTTTCAGTGCCTGCACGGCATGGGTGAACCGCTCTATGAAGAAGTCACGGGCCGCGACAAGCTGAACCGGCCATGCCGCGTGTATGCGCCGGTCGGCACGCACGAAACGCTGCTCGCGTATCTCGTGCGGCGTCTGCTCGAAAACGGCGCGAACACATCGTTCGTGAACCGTATTGCCGATGAATCCATCCCCGTGAAGGATCTCGTCGAAGACCCGATCGACGAAGCGCAGAAGATCGTGCCGCTCGGCGCGCCGCACGCGAAGATTCCGCTGCCGCGTCAGTTGTACGGGGACGAGCGGCCCAATTCGATGGGTCTGGACTTGTCGAACGAGCATCGCCTGGCGTCGCTGTCGTCGGCGTTGCTCGCGAGCGCGAATCATCAGTGGCGCGCCGAGCCGATGCTCGAAGGCGACGATCCGCACAACGGCGTCGCACGCGACATTCGCAATCCCGCCGATCTGCGCGATCTCGTCGGCACGGTGGTGGAAGCGTCGAAGGAACAAGTTGGCGCCGCGATCGCCAACGCGGTGGCCGCCGCGCCGATCTGGCAAGCGACGCCCGTCGATGACCGCGCCGACTGCCTCACGCGCGCCGCCGACTTGCTCGAAGCGCAGATGCACACGCTGATGGGCCTCGTCGTGCGCGAAGCCGGCAAGTCGCTGGCGAACGCGGTATCGGAGATTCGCGAGGCTATCGACTTCCTGCGCTATTACTCCGCACAGATTCGCGAGGAATTTTCGAACGACACGCATCGTCCGCTCGGACCGGTGGTCTGCATCAGCCCGTGGAACTTCCCGCTCGCGATTTTCATGGGTCAGGTCGCGGCGGCGCTCGCGGCTGGCAATCCGGTGCTCGCGAAGCCAGCCGAGCAAACGCCGCTGATCGCCGCGCAAGCCGTGCGCATTCTGCGCGAAGCGGGCGTGCCGCCGGGCGCCGTGCAACTGTTGCCGGGCAACGGTGAAACCGTGGGCGCAGCGCTCGTCGCCGACCCGCGCACGCGCGCCGTGATGTTCACCGGCTCGACCGAGGTCGCGCGCCTCATCAACAAGACGCTGTCCGAACGGCTCGATCCGGACGGCCGCCCGATTCCGCTCATCGCCGAAACCGGCGGCCAGAACGCGATGATCGTCGATTCCTCGGCGCTTGCGGAACAGGTCGTCGCGGACGTCATGCAGTCGTCGTTCGACTCGGCGGGTCAACGCTGCTCGGCGCTACGCGTTCTTTGTCTGCAAGACGATGTCGCGGATCGCACGCTCGAAATGCTGACCGGCGCGATGAAGCAACTCGCGGTGGGCAATCCTGACCGGCTGTCGGCGGATGTCGGTCCCGTGATCGATGCCGACGCGAAACGCGGCATCGACGCGCACGTTGCGCAGATGCGCGAGAAGGGCCGCAAGGTCGTGCAACTGCCGCTGCCGGACGGTTGCGCGCAAGGCACATTCGTGCCGCCGACGCTGATCGAACTCGACGGCATCGACGAACTCAAGCGCGAGGTCTTCGGCCCGGTGCTTCATGTGGTGCGTTACCGCCGTTCGTCTCTTGATAAACTCCTCGACCAAATTCGGTCGACCGGTTATGGACTGACGCTCGGCATCCACACGCGGATCGACGAAACCATCGCGCATGTGATCTCGCGCGCGCACGTGGGCAACATCTACGTGAACCGCAATGTGATCGGCGCGGTGGTCGGCGTGCAGCCGTTCGGCGGCGAAGGTTTGTCGGGCACGGGTCCGAAGGCGGGCGGCGCGTTGTACTTGCAGCGCTTGCTGGCCAAGCGTCCCACTGGATTGCCGAAGTCGCTGGCAAGCGCGCTCGTGGTGGACAAGGCGGCATCCGCCGATGCCCCGACCGCCGCTCTCACGGCGCTGCGCGACTGGTCGATCGGCGAACGCGATCCGCAGACCGCGGCGCGTTGCGACGGTTATCTGCAACACGTGCTCGCGGGCGCGACGGCCGTGCTGTCCGGTCCGACCGGCGAGCGCAACACGTACACGCTCGGCGCGCGCGGCACGGTGCTGTGCGTGGCGGCAACCCCGAGCGGCGCGCGGGCGCAGTTTGCCGCCGTGCTGGCAACGGGCAACAAGGCGCTGTTCGCCGGTTCGGCGGGCGAGCAGTTGGCGGCGTCGCTGCCGGCATCGCTCAAGCCGTATGCGGCGGTCAGGAAAGACGCGGCGGCGGAGTTCGATGCCGTGCTGTTCGAAGGCGACAGCGACGAACTGTTGTCGCTCGTGAAGGAAGTCGCGAAGCGCCCGGGACCGATCGTATCGGTGCAGGGCGTGGCGGCGGGAACATTCGCCGATGCTGATCATGACGGCGAAGACTATGCGCTCGAACGTCTGCTGACGGAACGCTCGGTGAGCGTGAACACGGCGGCGGCGGGCGGCAATGCGAATTTGATGACGATCGGTTGA
- a CDS encoding primosomal protein N' codes for MSGLFVRVAIDQPMSVLFDYVYQLDVEPVVGSLVQVPFGRRDVVGLICEIATSTDVPADKLRHVSAICDACAPLSAEWIGLATFAAEYYQRGLGEVALPALPQALRDASRWNRLFAVEPRYRMLAAGRAELPDALPARASALRRLVEALGSSETLGLSEARAVHPKASATFDEWLTRGWIESVENASPADHAPTLAATEAPPRLTDEQREAVDAIASAQGFAPFLLHGVTGSGKTEVYLHALAALLARQADAQALVLVPEINLTPQFEAAFRNRFSMLAPGSIVTMHSGLAEGERARNWLAAHTGSARIVLGTRLAILASQPKLAMIVVDEEHDPAYKQQEGLRYSARDLAIYRAKQLGIPVVLGSATPSLETWWQAEQGRYTRLTLKRRAVADAALPSVRLIDLEEERQRGRASVEGLSGPLIAALKARLERGEQSLVFLNRRGYAPILSCDACGWVAGCPRCSAYAVLHKPERALRCHHCGWESRIPKACPECGNIDIAPMGRGTQRVEETLASVVPGARVLRIDADSTRRKGSAQALFSDVHAGEVDILVGTQMIAKGHDFRRVTLVGVLNADTALFSHDFRASERLFAQLTQVSGRAGRAGLPGEVMIQTRYPRHALYQALSRQDYVGFANATLAERRDARLPPFVYQAMLRAEGRTLEAALAFLGQAAAAFAPLPGADRVTVYDAVPLTIVKVFNVHRAQLLLESSSRAALQSALRAWQPALRALKGVLRWNVEVDPLDV; via the coding sequence ATGAGCGGCCTCTTTGTGCGCGTCGCTATCGATCAGCCGATGTCCGTGCTGTTCGATTACGTCTATCAACTCGACGTCGAGCCTGTGGTCGGCTCGTTGGTGCAGGTGCCGTTCGGGCGGCGCGACGTCGTTGGGCTCATCTGCGAAATCGCGACCTCAACCGACGTCCCCGCCGACAAACTGCGCCACGTAAGCGCCATCTGCGATGCCTGCGCGCCGCTTTCCGCCGAATGGATCGGGCTCGCGACGTTCGCGGCGGAATACTATCAACGCGGGCTCGGCGAAGTTGCGCTGCCCGCTTTGCCGCAAGCTCTTCGCGACGCATCGCGCTGGAACCGCCTATTCGCGGTCGAGCCGCGTTACCGCATGCTGGCAGCCGGACGAGCCGAACTTCCGGATGCCTTGCCCGCTCGGGCGAGCGCGTTGCGGCGGCTGGTGGAAGCGCTGGGATCGAGCGAGACGCTGGGTTTGTCCGAAGCGCGCGCCGTACATCCCAAAGCAAGCGCGACTTTCGACGAATGGCTGACGCGCGGCTGGATCGAAAGCGTTGAAAACGCATCGCCGGCGGATCACGCGCCGACGCTCGCGGCGACCGAAGCGCCGCCGCGCCTGACCGACGAGCAACGCGAAGCCGTCGATGCCATCGCGAGCGCGCAAGGCTTCGCGCCATTTCTGCTGCACGGCGTGACGGGCAGCGGCAAGACCGAGGTTTATCTGCACGCGCTTGCCGCGCTGCTCGCCAGACAAGCGGATGCGCAGGCGCTCGTGCTCGTGCCCGAAATCAACCTGACACCGCAGTTCGAGGCGGCGTTCCGCAATCGTTTTTCGATGCTTGCGCCCGGTTCCATCGTCACGATGCACAGCGGTCTTGCCGAGGGCGAACGCGCCCGCAACTGGCTCGCGGCACACACGGGAAGCGCGCGCATCGTGCTTGGCACGCGCCTCGCGATCCTCGCGTCGCAGCCAAAACTGGCGATGATCGTCGTCGATGAAGAGCACGACCCGGCGTACAAGCAGCAAGAAGGCTTGCGTTATTCCGCGCGCGATCTGGCCATCTATCGGGCGAAGCAGCTTGGTATTCCCGTCGTGCTCGGGTCGGCGACGCCATCGCTCGAAACCTGGTGGCAGGCGGAGCAGGGCCGCTACACGCGCCTGACGCTCAAGCGCCGCGCCGTCGCCGATGCGGCGTTGCCAAGCGTGCGGCTCATCGATCTCGAAGAGGAAAGGCAGCGCGGGCGCGCGTCCGTGGAAGGCTTGTCGGGCCCGCTCATCGCAGCGCTGAAGGCGCGCCTGGAACGCGGCGAGCAGAGTCTCGTGTTCCTGAATCGGCGCGGCTATGCGCCGATTCTGTCGTGCGACGCCTGCGGCTGGGTCGCGGGCTGTCCGCGATGCAGCGCCTACGCCGTGCTTCACAAGCCCGAGCGCGCGTTGCGCTGTCACCATTGCGGCTGGGAATCGCGCATTCCAAAGGCATGCCCGGAATGCGGCAACATCGATATCGCGCCAATGGGACGCGGCACGCAACGCGTGGAAGAAACACTCGCGAGCGTGGTTCCCGGCGCACGGGTGTTGCGCATCGACGCGGACAGCACGCGGCGCAAGGGCAGCGCGCAGGCGCTTTTCTCGGATGTCCATGCAGGCGAGGTCGATATTCTCGTCGGCACGCAGATGATCGCGAAGGGCCACGACTTCCGCCGTGTGACGCTCGTGGGTGTCCTGAACGCCGACACCGCGCTTTTTTCTCACGACTTTCGCGCAAGCGAACGGCTTTTCGCGCAACTGACGCAGGTGAGCGGCCGCGCGGGTCGCGCCGGACTTCCCGGCGAAGTGATGATTCAGACGCGATATCCGCGTCACGCGCTGTATCAGGCGTTATCGCGGCAGGATTACGTGGGATTCGCCAACGCGACGCTCGCGGAACGTCGCGATGCGCGTCTGCCGCCATTCGTCTATCAGGCCATGCTGCGCGCGGAAGGCCGCACGCTCGAAGCGGCGCTGGCGTTTCTCGGGCAGGCGGCGGCCGCCTTCGCGCCCTTGCCGGGCGCGGACCGCGTGACGGTCTACGATGCCGTGCCGCTGACCATCGTGAAAGTGTTCAACGTGCACCGCGCGCAATTGCTGCTCGAAAGCAGCTCGCGGGCTGCGCTTCAATCCGCCCTGCGCGCGTGGCAACCGGCGTTGCGCGCGCTGAAGGGCGTACTGCGCTGGAACGTGGAAGTGGATCCGCTGGACGTCTAA
- the hemE gene encoding uroporphyrinogen decarboxylase, translating into MAHTLLNDTFLRALLRQPTEYTPIWLMRQAGRYLPEYNATRARAGSFLGLAKNPDYATEVTLQPLERYPLDAAILFSDILTIPDAMGLGLNFVQGEGPRFERTVRTEDDVKRLAVPDIDATLRYVTDAVGQIRRALTDAEGRQRVPLIGFSGSPWTLACYMVEGGGSDDHRTVKSMAYSRPDLMHRILDVNAQAVVAYLNAQIEAGAQAVMIFDTWGGALADGAYQRFSLDYIAKVVAGLKREHDGARVPVITFTKGGGLWLEQIASIGVDAVGLDWTVNLGAAREKVGARVALQGNIDPSVLFAPPEAIRAEARGVLESFGNHPGHVFNLGHGISQFTPPEHVAELVDEVHSHSRAMRAATLLR; encoded by the coding sequence GTGGCCCACACTCTTCTGAACGACACCTTTCTGCGCGCGCTCTTGCGGCAGCCGACCGAATACACGCCAATCTGGCTGATGCGTCAGGCCGGGCGCTATCTGCCCGAGTACAACGCCACGCGCGCACGCGCCGGCAGTTTCCTCGGTCTTGCGAAGAATCCCGATTACGCCACCGAAGTGACGCTTCAGCCGCTCGAACGTTATCCGCTCGACGCGGCGATCCTCTTCTCCGACATCCTCACCATTCCCGACGCAATGGGCCTCGGGCTGAACTTCGTGCAAGGCGAAGGTCCGCGTTTTGAACGCACGGTACGCACCGAAGACGACGTAAAGCGCTTGGCCGTGCCGGACATCGACGCCACGCTGCGCTATGTCACCGACGCCGTCGGCCAGATTCGCCGCGCGCTCACCGACGCGGAAGGCCGTCAGCGGGTACCGCTCATCGGCTTCTCGGGCAGTCCGTGGACGCTTGCGTGCTACATGGTGGAAGGCGGCGGCTCGGACGATCATCGCACCGTGAAATCGATGGCTTATTCGCGGCCCGATCTCATGCACCGCATTCTCGATGTGAACGCGCAAGCGGTTGTCGCGTATCTCAACGCCCAGATCGAAGCCGGCGCGCAGGCGGTCATGATCTTCGATACCTGGGGCGGCGCACTCGCCGACGGCGCGTATCAGCGCTTCTCGCTCGACTACATTGCGAAGGTCGTCGCAGGCCTCAAGCGCGAGCACGACGGCGCGCGGGTCCCGGTTATTACGTTCACGAAGGGCGGCGGGTTGTGGCTTGAGCAGATCGCGTCAATCGGCGTGGATGCTGTCGGGCTGGACTGGACAGTGAACCTCGGCGCGGCGCGCGAGAAAGTGGGCGCTCGCGTGGCGTTGCAGGGCAATATCGATCCGAGCGTACTGTTTGCGCCGCCCGAGGCGATTCGTGCCGAAGCGCGTGGCGTGCTGGAAAGCTTCGGCAATCATCCGGGACACGTCTTCAATCTCGGCCACGGCATTTCGCAGTTCACGCCGCCCGAACACGTTGCCGAGCTGGTCGATGAAGTCCATTCGCACAGCCGGGCGATGCGCGCGGCCACGTTACTACGCTAA
- a CDS encoding transporter substrate-binding domain-containing protein produces the protein MKRAFLTSISVAIAVFAGSMSTTALAQTVQAGSVGTVPAPPPPVAPPTRLDDILGRHTLRVCTTGDYKPYTFLRTDGQFEGIDIDLAESLAKSLGAKAEYVKTSWSNLMNDFIDKCDIAVGGVSTTLDRQKRAFFTAPYMEDGKTPIVRCDDVDNYQTVEQIDQPNVRTIVNPGGTNERFAKQFFPHSQLIEYPDNVTIFKQILDGKADVMVTDASETLLQQKLNPGLCTVHPDKPFQFGEKAYLLPRGDVVWQQYVDQWLHLARGSGEFQAVVDKWLK, from the coding sequence ATGAAACGCGCGTTTTTAACGTCCATTAGTGTCGCAATCGCCGTCTTTGCCGGGTCGATGTCCACCACCGCACTTGCTCAAACGGTGCAGGCGGGAAGTGTCGGCACCGTGCCCGCGCCTCCGCCGCCCGTCGCGCCTCCCACACGGCTCGACGACATCCTCGGGCGCCACACGCTGCGCGTCTGCACGACCGGCGACTACAAGCCGTACACGTTCCTGCGTACGGACGGACAGTTCGAAGGCATCGATATCGACCTGGCGGAAAGCCTCGCGAAGTCGCTTGGCGCCAAGGCCGAATACGTGAAGACTTCGTGGTCGAACCTGATGAACGATTTCATCGACAAGTGCGATATCGCGGTCGGCGGCGTATCGACGACACTCGACCGGCAGAAGCGCGCCTTCTTCACCGCGCCATATATGGAGGACGGCAAAACGCCAATTGTCCGCTGCGATGACGTGGACAACTACCAGACCGTCGAACAGATCGATCAGCCGAACGTGCGCACGATCGTGAATCCCGGCGGCACGAACGAGCGCTTTGCCAAGCAGTTCTTCCCGCATTCGCAGTTGATCGAGTACCCGGACAACGTCACGATCTTCAAGCAGATTCTGGACGGCAAGGCAGATGTCATGGTCACGGATGCCTCGGAAACGCTGCTTCAGCAGAAGCTCAATCCAGGCCTATGCACCGTGCATCCGGACAAACCGTTCCAGTTCGGCGAAAAGGCGTATCTGCTGCCGCGCGGCGATGTCGTCTGGCAGCAGTACGTCGACCAGTGGTTGCACCTCGCGCGCGGTTCGGGCGAGTTTCAGGCTGTAGTGGACAAGTGGCTCAAATGA